In SAR324 cluster bacterium, the following are encoded in one genomic region:
- a CDS encoding ATP-binding cassette domain-containing protein, with the protein MKKHAVLLRDLKFAWPASTISTLKIANLNIPENSRTLIQGPSGSGKTTLLSLLAGILLPTSGQTVVLSEDLTRLNSKRRDAFRVDHIGFLFQQFNLIPYLNLIENVLLPCRFSRVRYQNAGSDEAGLKDEACRLLNLLGLEPEKFSHLTTQKLSVGQQQRVAAARALVGNPKLILADEPTSALDPENRLAFLELIFKECSKNQTTLIMVSHDTSLSAQFDQVIDLDVLNQANRF; encoded by the coding sequence GAAAATTGCTAATCTAAATATTCCTGAAAACAGCAGAACTCTCATTCAAGGACCAAGCGGTTCTGGAAAAACAACCCTCTTATCCCTGTTAGCAGGGATTCTATTACCCACTTCAGGGCAAACGGTTGTCCTCAGTGAAGACCTGACGAGATTAAACAGCAAAAGGAGAGATGCCTTTCGAGTGGACCACATTGGTTTTCTTTTCCAGCAGTTCAATCTGATTCCTTACCTCAATCTTATCGAAAATGTTCTACTCCCCTGTAGATTCAGCAGAGTACGCTATCAGAATGCAGGAAGTGATGAGGCTGGTTTAAAAGATGAGGCTTGCCGCTTACTCAACCTCCTAGGGTTGGAACCCGAAAAATTTTCTCATCTGACGACTCAGAAACTAAGTGTAGGCCAACAACAAAGAGTTGCTGCAGCTCGAGCACTTGTAGGAAATCCAAAACTGATTTTGGCAGATGAACCAACTTCAGCACTTGACCCTGAAAATCGATTAGCTTTTTTGGAATTAATATTTAAAGAGTGCTCAAAAAACCAAACTACCTTGATCATGGTCAGTCACGATACGTCTCTATCGGCTCAATTTGATCAAGTCATTGACCTAGATGTTTTGAATCAAGCGAACAGGTTCTGA